GTTGTTACTAAAAGACTTGTAAAACTTGATGATAAATTTGAGATAGCAATAACTTGCACTACAAGACCAATGAGAGAATACGAGAAAGATGGTGTTGATTACTTTTTCCTAACGAGAGATGCATTCACAAAAATGATAGAGAATAATGAACTAGTCGAATACTCAGTAGTGCACGGGAATCTCTATGGAATTCCAAAAAGATATATTGAACTTGGTCTTACAGATAAGAAAGATGTGCTTTTTCAAATTGATGTGCAAGGAGCAAAAAAAATTAAAAATGTTTACGACGAGGCTTTACTAATATTTCTTATGCCACCTAGTTTTGATGTGCTTTTGGAAAGACTCAATAAGAGGGGCACCGAGGACCAACATGAAATTGAAAAAAGGGCAAAAAGAGCGAGAGAAGAAATTGAAGAAAGATACATTTATGATTATGTTGTAGTCAATGATATCTTAGATAAAGCTGTTAACGAAGTTTATGAGATAATTTTGAAAGAGCGTAAGCTTCGCAGATCTTCTTAAACTCACAACTTTCACAAGTTCCGTTAATTTTAGGAGGGTATACTCCTTTTGATATGTTATCAAGTATCTCTCCAATTTTTCTTTTACTTTTTTCCATCATATAATTTGAGATTTCAAATTCGATATTTTTACCTTTGCTTAAATAGTGAAAACTCACTTTTTTTATTCTTCCAGCTCCATACTTGTAATTACCAGCCATATTGTAAATAATTGGTTGCAAAATCTCTTCTTCTCTAAAAGAATCTTCTAAAAAACTATTTGTTTTATAATCGATGATAATGAAGTTATTTAAAATCATATCTACTCTATCAAGTCGTCCTTTCATTTCCACTCCTAAAAAAGGGAAAGAAAAATTAGTTTCTACTTCATAAGCAGGTTTAAAACCAAAAATATGCTTTTTGTAATATCCAATTAACATCTTCTTTGCTTTCTCTTTAGCATTATTTTCTTCTTTTTGGGTTTTGTAGCCATCACTTATCCAGTTTTCTTCAAAAAGTTCGAGGAGATATTGAAATGGAAGCTTTTTAAGGACTATAAAATTTTCGTTCGGACTGTAAAATTTTTCAAGGACTTTATGCACAGAATTACCAAGACTAAAGTATGGTTTAACTTCAGTTGGCAATTTATCTACATATATAAATTTGTAGCGTAATGGGCACTTTATATAAGTTGATATTTTTGAATAACTTAGGTAG
This genomic stretch from Caldisericaceae bacterium harbors:
- the gmk gene encoding guanylate kinase, whose amino-acid sequence is MIIVISGPSGVGKGVVTKRLVKLDDKFEIAITCTTRPMREYEKDGVDYFFLTRDAFTKMIENNELVEYSVVHGNLYGIPKRYIELGLTDKKDVLFQIDVQGAKKIKNVYDEALLIFLMPPSFDVLLERLNKRGTEDQHEIEKRAKRAREEIEERYIYDYVVVNDILDKAVNEVYEIILKERKLRRSS
- a CDS encoding PD-(D/E)XK nuclease family protein, producing MEEKNTFYLSYSKISTYIKCPLRYKFIYVDKLPTEVKPYFSLGNSVHKVLEKFYSPNENFIVLKKLPFQYLLELFEENWISDGYKTQKEENNAKEKAKKMLIGYYKKHIFGFKPAYEVETNFSFPFLGVEMKGRLDRVDMILNNFIIIDYKTNSFLEDSFREEEILQPIIYNMAGNYKYGAGRIKKVSFHYLSKGKNIEFEISNYMMEKSKRKIGEILDNISKGVYPPKINGTCESCEFKKICEAYALSKLSHKLR